The genomic region CTTATATGCCGGCGCAGGAATTTGCAAATGCATTTTCTATCTTCATTTCCCAGAACCGGGGAGCCGGAAAGGAAAAAAGAGTACAGAAAGGTGTCCGTAGTGCTGTAACGGTATCAGCGGCATTCTGTATCTGTGCGTTGGTGCTGATCTACTTTGGAGCCAGATATCTGATGCTGGCATTTATCGACGGCAGTGAGCATGAGATCATCCGCGTCGGGATACAGTATCTGCATATCGAAGGAGCATTTTACTGTGGAATCGGTATTCTGTTCTTGTGGTATGGGTATTACAGAGCGGTCGGAAGACCGGAGATGTCGGTGGTGCTGACGGTGATCTCGCTTGGAACGAGAGTGCTGCTTTCTTATACACTGGCACCGATAAAGTCGATTGGAGTGATTGCAATCTGGTGGTCAATTCCGATTGGATGGTTCCTGGCAGACGTGACAGGATATGTCTATTTGCAATATATGAATAAGAAGGCAAAAATGTGCAGGAATTAATCCTGCACATTTTTTATATTCGATATATCAGAATCGATGACGAGTGAATAGTTTGTATAGTAAACGACGAATCCCGGTTTTGCACCGTTTGGTTTCTTAACGTGTTTTTTCTGAATGTAGTCGATCTCTACTTTGTCAGCACCACGATTCTTAGAATAGTAAGCGGCCAGACGACCTGCTTCTTCAAAGGTACGGTCCGGAAGTTCATCCCCGCCGCTTTTGACGATAACGTGAGATCCCGGAGCACCCTTTGCATGGAACCACCAGTCATTGCCATTGGCAAAAGAAAAAGTAAGTTCTTCATTTTGCAGGTTGTTCTTTCCAACGTACATATCATAACCATCACTGGAAATGTAATGCATTGGTTTGCTGGTCAGTTTAACTTTTTTCTTTGTATGTTTTCTGCGGATATAGCCGCTCTGCATCAGTTCCTCTTTGATCTGGGCAAGATCCGCTTCGCTCAGAGCAATGTCAAGTGCGTTGCTGATAGATTCCAGATACTGGATATCATCGGCAGTTTCCTGGATCAGCTCCGTCAATGCTTCAAATGTACGCTTCTGTTTGTTGTATTTTGCAAAATAACGTTGCGCATTCTCGCCCGGAGTCTGTGTCGGATCAAGCGGGATAGTAATCTCTTCGTTGGTATAATAATTCAGGGCAGTCAGTTCTTTTGATCCCGGTTCCAGATTATAGCCGTAAGTATTGATCAGTTCTCCGTAAACTTTATATTTGTCACGCTTTTCCGTTCCCTTTAACTGCTTGGACTGAAGATCGTATTTTTTGCGGTTCCGTTCCAGTGCTGTCTGGACAACGTGCCGGAGATCTGCACTTTTCTGATGGATTCTGGTCAGTGTGTTACGTGTGGAATAATACGTATAGAGGACTTCCGAGATGGAAAAGAACTCTTTTTTTGTATATTCGTTAAAATGTGTGACCGGAAGGGCGCTGAATTCCTTTGGTGCATTTCCATTATAATAAATAGAAGGATGGAAATTTCCCTGTCTTACGTCCTCCATATAATAGGTAAACTGACGGTACAGATGTGTCAGTACATCTTCGGAAAGATCATGCGCCGTCATGGAAGAGTCCACACCTGCAAGATAACAGATCTCTTCGGCAATGACCGGGCTGATACCTGTCATGCTGGAATAGATTGCTTTGGATACCGGCATCGGTTTTGCAAGGATTGCCGAAATGAATTCTTCCTGCGTAGCCGTCATCGGATTCTTTTTCGACATCGTATCCGGAATAAAGTAATCGCGTCCCGGCAATACTTCACGTACCGAACTCATCTGTGCAGAGACGTGCTTGATACTGTCGATGATGCGTCCGTTCAGATCACAGAAAATAATGTTGCTGTGTTTTCCCATGATCTCGATGATCAGTTTTTTCCTGCACAAGTCACCCATCTCATCCAGATGCTCAATATCCAGGTGGATGATACGCTCGAGTGACGGCTGGGAGACTGCGGTGATCCGTCCGCCTCCGATATGCTTGCGCAGAAGCATGCAGAATCCAGGAGCTGTCATCGGACTTGGTTTGTTCTCGTTGGTTAAATAGATAAGTGGAAGAGAAGCACTGGCAGAGATATAGAGCCTTTTTTGTCCTTCATTTCCTTTTATTGTTAAAAGCAGTTCGTCATTTTCTGGCTGGGCGATCTTGGAGATACGTCCGCCGACCAGAGTATGTTCTAATTCCTGAACGACTGCTGCGACTGTGATTCCGTCAAAAGCCATACAAAGACCTTCCTTTCCTTACAGAATTTCATATTTGTCTAGTATAGCATAGTTGACGAACTTTGCCAAATGTCTTATAATAAATGCTGGTTTATTTTAAATAATGAATAAGAAGAGGATCATATCATGATTAAGAGTATGACAGGATTCGGACGCTGCGAAGCGGCTGATGAGGAACGTAAATTCACGGTTGAGATGAAGGGAGTGAATCATCGTTATCTGGATGCCAATATCCGTATGCCGAAGAAGCTTAATTTTTTTGAAAGTGCCATTCGAAGCCTTTTAAAGGAAAGTGTTCATCGTGGAAAGGTGGACATCTTTATTACATATGAAGACTTTTCAGAGAGTCAGGTCTCTTTAAAATACAATGAGACACTGGCAGCAGAATATCTGGAAAAGTTTAAAATGATGGAAGAAAAATTCTCACTGGAGAATGACATCCGTGTATCCACATTGTCCCGTTATCCGGAAGTCCTCACAATGGAAGAGAAGATGGATGATGAAGAAGAACTGTGGAAAGGACTTAAGAAAGCACTGGATGGTGCGATCGCACAGTTCGTACAGACTAGAACCGTAGAGGGAGAGAATCTGAAGAAGGATCTGATCGCGAAGCTGGACGGTATGCTTGAACTGGTCGGACAGATTGAAGAACGTGCACCGAAGATCATTGCGGAGTACAGAGAAAAGCTAGAAGGAAAAGTAAAAGAACTTCTGGAGGACACACAGATCGATGAGGGACGGATCGCATCAGAGATCGTGATCTTTGCGGACAAGATCTGTACCGATGAAGAAGTGGTACGTCTGAGAAGTCATGTGGAACATATGAAGGCAACCCTTCAGTCTGATGACAGTGGAATCGGACGTAAGCTTGATTTCATTGCACAGGAGATGAACCGTGAAGCGAATACGATTCTTTCGAAGGCGAATGATCTGGAGACTTCCAATATCGGAATCGAACTTAAGACAGAGATTGAGAAAGTCAGAGAGCAGATACAGAATATTGAATAAATCAGATTGTTAAGAAGATTAAAAGAGGGTATCGAAATGAGAGAAAAAGGGATTCTGATCGTTGTATCAGGTTTTTCAGGTTCCGGTAAGGGAACCATTATGAAAGAGCTGTTAAAACAGTATGATAATTATGCATTATCTATTTCCGCCACCACCAGAAATCCGCGTCCGGGAGAAGAAGACGGACGGGAATATTTCTTCAAAACTGTAGAAGATTTTGAAAAAATGATTGCGAAAGAAGAACTGATAGAGTATGCTAGGTACGTGGATAATTACTATGGAACGCCGCGTGCATATGTAGAGGAGCAGTTAGAGGCAGGAAAAGATGTGATTCTTGAGATAGAAATTCAGGGAGCGTTGAAAGTAAAAGAAAAATTCCCGGATACACTGCTTTTGTTTGTAACACCGCCGAGCGCAGAGGAACTTAAGAGCCGTCTGGTGGGCCGTGGAACAGAGACAATGGACGTGATCGAATTCCGCATGAACCGTGCGAAAGAAGAAGCACTGGAGATGGATCAATATGATTATCTGATCATAAATGATGACTTGCAGGAATGCGTAGAAGAGATGCATCAGATCATCCAGGGTGAGCACAGAAGAAGTTTCCGTAACGCTGAATTTATAGAGCATATGAAAGAAGAATTGAAAGGAGAATAAGTGTATGTTACATCCATCTTACACAGACTTAATGAAAGTAGTAAATAAAGACGTTGAAGAGGGCGAAACAAAGGTAGTTAACAGCCGTTATTCCATCGTTATGGCTACAGCAAAGAGAGCAAGAGAGATTATTGACGGATCTATGCCGCTCGTTGATGCAAAGGTTGGCGAAAAGCCGCTTTCTATTGCAATTGATGAGATGAATCAGGGAAAGATGACGATTATTGCACAGGATGAAGAGGAAGAAGAATAAAATCTGACACCTTAAGGATCCGTTGCAGACGGATTCTTTCAGACACATTGCTGACTGAGATACAAAAGGCAGATGCCGCAAGGTGTCTGCCTTTCTTGAACTGGATATAGCAAGATAGCAAAGATGTGTGTCGAATAGAATGCATACTGCAAAAATCAGAAATAAATAAAAAGGAGAACCGAATGAATATATTTTTCGTATCACTTGGCTGTGATAAGAACCTGGTAGATTCAGAGGTCATGCTTGGACTTCTGGATGCGAAAGGATACCAGATTGTTGATGATGAGACACTGGCAGATGTTATGGTGATTAATACCTGTTGTTTTATTCATGACGCAAAAGAAGAAAGTATCCAGACGATTCTGGATATGGCAAGATATAAAGAAGAAGGAAGATTAAAGGCATTGGTTGTAACCGGATGTCTGGCACAGAGATATAAGCAGGAGATTATTGATGAGATCCCGGAAGTTGATGTAGTGCTTGGAACGACTTCGTATGATAAGATTGTAGAAGCAGTAGAAGAAGCACTGGAAGGTAAATCAGAAGTAGAACTTGCCGATATCAATGCGCTGCCGCTTCCGGAGACAAAGAGACTTGTGACGACCGGAGGTCACTATGCATATCTGAAGATTGCAGAAGGCTGTGACAAACACTGTACATACTGTATTATCCCGAAAGTCCGTGGAAATTACCGCAGTGTACCGATGGAGCGTCTGATCAAAGAAGCACAGGAACTGGCTGACCAGGGCGTAAAAGAACTGATCCTGGTTGCACAGGAGACAACGGTATATGGACAGGATATTTACGGTGAAAAATCCCTGCATAAGCTTCTGAAAGAGTTATGTCAGATCAAAGGAATCCGCTGGATCCGCCTTCTGTACTGTTATCCGGAAGAGATTGATGACAATCTGATACAGGTAATGAAAGAAGAACCGAAGATCTGCCATTATCTGGATCTCCCAATCCAGCATGCAAGCGATGCGATCTTAAAGAGAATGGGAAGAAGAACTTCCAAGCAGCAGCTGATCGATACGATCACAAAACTGAGAAAAGAGATTCCGGACATCGCACTTCGTACAACGTTGATCACCGGTTTCCCAGGGGAGACACAGGAGCAGCATGAAGAAGTAATGGAATTCGTAGATGAGATGGAATTTGAAAGACTGGGCGTATTTACTTATTCGCCGGAAGAAGATACTCCGGCGGCGACCATGCCGGATCAGATCGACGAAGAAGTAAAAGAAGACCGTCAGGCAGATATTATGGAGCTGCAGCAGGAGATTGTATTCGATCAGGCAGAAGATATGATCGGAAAAGAAGTACTGGTTATGATCGAAGGAAAAGTTGCCGATGAGAATGCATATGTCGGAAGAACTTACCGCGATGCACCGAATGTAGACGGACTGATTTTTGTAAATACCGATGAAGAACTGATGACTGGTGATTTCGCAAAAGTGAAAGTTACCGGAGCAGCAGAATATGATTTGATAGGAGAGTTGATATAATGAATTTACCAAATAAGTTAACTGTTTTAAGAGTAATCATGGTTCCGTTTTTTGTATTTTTCATGCTGACAGGCGTGGGCGGAGCTGCAAACAAATGGATCGCATTGATTATTTTCTGCGTGGCAAGTCTTACAGATATGCTGGACGGAAAGATCGCCAGAGCCAGAAATCTTGTAACCAATTTCGGAAAGTTTATGGATCCGCTGGCAGATAAACTGCTTGTATGTTCGGCTATGATCTGCATGATCCCGCTTGGAAAACTGCAGGCATGGTTTGTAATCGTAATTATTGCAAGAGAATTTATCATCAGCGGATTCCGTCTGGTAGCAGCAGACAACGATATTGTGATCGCTGCAAGCTACTGGGGAAAATTCAAAACGGTATCCCAGATGTTCATGCTGATCCTTCTGATCGCAGATCTTGGCGGTGCATTTAACATGATCGCACAGGTACTGATCTGGGTATCTCTGGTACTTACAATCGTATCTTTGATCGATTATATTGCAAAGAATGTACAGGTACTGACACAGGGCGGTATGTAGGTTCAGAAGAAATTTGTAAAAAAGGCAGATAAGGATTCTTTTGAAAGAAAACAGGTCGAAAGAGATATGAGAAGGTTCTTCTTCGGGAATGGTATTTCCCAGAGAAGAACCTTTTGCAAATTGTGCCAAAAAAAGAGAAAATTCCATATAAAAATGTAGAGAAAAATCAATTGACGAATGTCGAAATATATGAGAAAATAAATACAAGTATGGATGTTAAAGAGATAACAAACCTTACGATAAGCAAACTTACATAGTTGAAAGGAGTTTTAAAATGATTTATTCACAGGAAGTAGAAATGATGTGTCCGGTAGCTCAGGGTGCAAACCACGGACCAGCTCCGATTCCGGAAGAAGCAAAATGGGTTCAGGCTAAGGAAATTAAAGATATCTCTGGTTTTACACATGGTGTAGGCTGGTGTGCTCCTCAGCAGGGTGCCTGTAAATTAACACTGAATGTTAAAGACGGTATCATCCAGGAGGCTCTCGTTGAGACTATCGGATGTTCAGGAATGACACATTCAGCAGCTATGGCTTCTGAGATTCTTCCAGGAAAAACTATTTTAGAGGCATTAAACACAGACCTTGTTTGTGACGCTATCAATACAGCAATGCGTGAGTTATTCCTGCAGATCGTATACGGAAGAACTCAGAGTGCATTCTCTGAAGACGGACTTGCTATCGGAGCCGGACTGGAAGACCTCGGAAAAGGACTTCGTTCACAGGTTGGTACAATGTACGGAACATTAGCTAAAGGTCCTCGTTACCTTGAAATGGCAGAAGGATATGTAACAGGTATCGCTCTTGATGAGAACGATGAGATCATCGGATATCAGTTCGTAAGCCTTGGAAAATTTACAGACTTCGTAAAAGCTGGAGACACTCCAAACGAAGCTTGGGAGAAAGCAAAAGGACAGTACGGACGTGTTGCAGATGCAGTTAAGATCATCGACCCACGTAAGGAGTAATCTCAATATTTTAAGGTAATTTAATCAGGAGGATAAATTAATGGCTTTATTTGAATCATATGAAAGAAGAATTGATAAAATCAATGAAGTATTGGCTGGTTATGGTATTTCTTCTATCGAAGAAGCACAGCAGATCACAAAGGATGCCGGACTTGATGTATACAATCAGATCAAAGGTATTCAGCCAATCTGTTTTGAAAATGCATGCTGGGCATACATCGTAGGTGCAGCAATCGCAATCAAAAAAGGATGTAAGACAGCAGCAGAAGCTGCAGCAGCAATCGGAGAAGGACTTCAGGCTTTCTGTATTCCTGGATCAGTTGCTGATCAGAGAAAAGTAGGTCTTGGACATGGTAACTTAGGAAAGATGCTTCTGGAAGAAGATACAGAGTGTTTCGCATTCCTGGCTGGTCATGAATCATTCGCAGCTGCTGAGGGTGCTATCGGTATCGCAGAGAAGGCTAACAAAGTTCGTAAGAAACCTCTTCGTGTTATCCTGAACGGTCTTGGAAAAGATGCTGCAAAGATCATCTCAAGAATTAACGGATTCACATATGTTCAGACAGAATATGATTACTACACAGGAGAACTGAAAGAAGTACAGAGAATCTCTTACTCTGACGGACTCCGTTCTAAAGTTAACTGCTACGGTGCTAACGACGTACGTGAGGGTGTTGCAATCATGCACAAAGAAGGCGTAGACGTATCTATCACAGGTAACTCTACAAACCCGACACGTTTCCAGCATCCAGTTGCAGGTACATATAAGAAAGAATGTATCGAGCAGGGCAAGAAGTACTTCTCAGTAGCATCAGGCGGTGGTACAGGACGTACACTTCACCCGGATAACATGGCTGCAGGTCCAGCTTCTTACGGTATGACAGATACTCTTGGACGTATGCACTCAGATGCACAGTTCGCAGGATCTTCATCAGTACCAGCTCACGTAGAAATGATGGGACTGATCGGAGCAGGAAACAACCCGATGGTTGGTATGACTGTTGCAGTTGCTGTATCCGTTGAAGAAGCAGCTCAGGCTGGTAAATTCTAAGGAATGGATTAAAATCAAGCTTTGTGGTATGCTTGAAAGTAGTATGAAAAATAGAATTATTTGACTATTGCTTGACAGCATACATTTGACAACTGTTAGATGAAAAAAGAGGATAAATATCAAATCTCATTTAGTTGAGTGACAGATATTCATCCTCTTTTTTGCTACATTTTTTCGGGCTTTTCGTAACCTTCCGCCATTTAATTCTTCAGGCATTCGATACCCACGGAATAAAAGTTAGGAATCCTTTCCAGTGAATGTAGAGGATTCCTAACTTTTATTCCGGTCCGGGTAACCGTCGTCTGATGTATTAAATCTCCAATTATTTATTCAAATTCTTATTCGCCGTAGAAAGCATCAACTTCAGTCGATTCAATTGGTTAACTTCACTTGCACCCGGATCGAAATCAATCGCTACGATATTAGATTCCGGATAGCGTCTGCGAAGTTCTTTGATAACTCCCTTACCTACGACATGGTTCGGCAGGCAGGCGAATGGCTGTGTACACACGATATTTGGTGCACCACTGTGGATCAGCTCTAACATTTCTCCTGTAAGGAACCATCCTTCACCAGTCTGGTTACCAAGAGATACGATGTCCGAAGCCATCTTTCCAAGATCCTGGATCTTAGCAGGTGGTGTGAAGTGCTTGCTGGCCGCAAATGCTTCGGTTGCCGGAGCACGGAACCATTCCAGAGCTTTGATACCAAGATTAGCTGTTGTGGCTTTTTTCTTTTCGAATCCAAGCTTTTCCACCTTGAAGTTCTGGTTGTAGAAGCAGTAGAGCAGGAAGTCCAGAAGATCCGGAACAACTGCCTCGGCTCCTTCGCTTTCCAGAAGATCTACCAGGTAGTTGTTGGCTGCCGGAAGGAATTTGACAAGGATTTCTCCAACGACACCAACACGAGGTTTCTTTATATCAAGTAATTCGATGTTATTGTCAAAGTCTTCAATGATCTCACGGCAGAGACGTTTGAATTTACGCCTGCTCGGGTAGCCGTTTGATACAAAGTCCTGGCATACCTTTACCCATTTTCTGTGCATTGCATTGACAGAGCCTGGAACAGCCTCATATGGACGCAGACGGTATACACACTTCATGAAGATGTCACCAAATACTGCACCATAGATACCTCGTAAGATCAGGTTCGGAGTCAGTTTGAATCCTGGATTATCCTCCAGACCACTTAAGTTGATGGAGATGACCGGAATGTGTCCGTAACCGGCCTTCTTAAGGGCACGGCGGATGAATCCGATGTAGTTGGAAGCACGGCATCCACCACCGGTCTGACTGATGATCACGGCAATCTTGTGTGTGTCATATTTACCGGAAAGGATAGCTTCCATGATCTGGCCGACTACCATCAGTGACGGATAGCAGGCATCGTTATTTACATATTTCAGTCCTACGTCAACGGCCTGTTTGTTGTCGTTCGGCAGAACCTGAAGGTTATATCCGGATGAATTAAATGCAGGCTCCAGAAGCTCGAAATGGATCGGAGACATCTGCGGGCAGAGAATCGTGTAATTCTTACGCATCTCTTTGGTAAATGCAACCTTTTTGATGGCGGAGGATTTGATCTCACGTTTATCTCCGCGCTTTTCTCGGACTCGGATCGCAGCAAGCAGTGATCTTACACGGATTCTTGCGGCACCTAAGTTGTTAACCTCGTCGATCTTAAGAGAGGTGTAGATCTTGTCAGAATCGTTCAGGATGGATGCAACCTGATCGGTTGTAACAGCATCCAGACCACATCCGAAAGAGTTTAACTGGATCAGATCCAGATTATCTACAGTCTTTACATAGTTTGCAGCAGCATACAGACGGGAATGATACATCCACTGATCCATAACATTTAATGGATGCTCTGCAGGATTTAAGTGGGAGATCGAATCTTCCGTCAGAACTGCAATATTATAAGAGTTGATCAGTTCCGGGATACCATGGTTTACTTCCGGGTCGATGTGGTACGGACGTCCTGCGAGAACGATACCACGGTTGCCGGTTTCATTTAAGAATTTGATTGTCTCTTCACCTTTTTTCTGCATATCTTTTCTGCATGCAGCGAGTTCTTCCCATGCAGTATGAGTTGCTTTTTTGATCTCATCTGCCGGGATGTGGAACTTCTCGGATAATTCTTCAACCAGTCGGTAAGAAATCGTATCTTCACTGGCAAATGAGATGAACGGATGAAGGAAATCAACCTCTCCGTGTACGATCGCATCAATGTTGTTCTTGATATTTTCCGGGTAGGAAGTTACAATCGGGCAGTTGTAATGATTGTTGGCTTCGGCAAATTCATTCCTTTCATATGGAATACTAGGATAGAAGATCGTCTTAATGCCATTGTTGATCAGCCATTGTACATGTCCGTGTGCCAGCTTCGCCGGATAACACTCGGATTCACTCGGGATGGAATCAATTCCCAGTTCGTATACCTTGCGGTTGGATACAGGAGAAAGGACAACCCGGAATCCCAGTTTATTAAAGAATGTGAACCAGAACGGATAATTCTCGTACATGTTCAGTACACGAGGGATACCAATGAGTCCGCGAGGAGCATTTTCCTCTGCCAATGGTTCATAATCAAAATATCGTTTTAATTTATATTCAAATAAGTTCGGAAGCTTGTTTGTTGTTTTCTGTTTTCCAAGACCACGCTCACAACGGTTACCTGTGATGAACTTACGTCCGCCGCTGAAATGATTGATCGTCAGACGGCAGTTATTCGTACATCCCTTACATTTGGTCATGGTAGTAGAATATTCCATGGCTTCAATGTCTTCAATGGAAAGCATGGTTGTGCCTTCGCAGTCAACGTAACGCTCACGTGCGATCAGTGCAGCACCGAATGCGCCCATGATACCGGCGATGTCCGGACGAATTGCTTCGCAGTTGGCGATCTTTTCAAAGCTTCGCAGTACGGCGTTGTTGTAGAAGGTTCCTCCCTGAACAACGATGTGTTTACCGAGTTCAGATGCATCGGATACCTTGATAACCTTAAATAATGCGTTCTTGATTACAGAATAAGCAAGACCAGCTGAAATATCAGCAACCTCCGCACCCTCTTTCTGAGCCTGCTTTACTTTTGAATTCATGAAAACAGTACAACGGGTACCAAGGTCAATCGGATTCTTGGCAAATAATGCTTCGTGAGCAAAGTCTTCGACGGTATAATTCAGTGATTTCGCAAATGTTTCAATAAAAGAACCGCATCCGGATGAACACGCTTCGTTTAACTGCACGCTGTCAACAGTCTGATTCTTGATCTTGATACATTTCATATCCTGGCCGCCGATGTCGAGGATACAGTCTACGTCTGGCTCAAAGAAAGAAGCGGCGTAGTAGTGAGAGACGGTCTCGACCTCTCCTTCGTCCAACAAGAGAGCGGCCTTGATCAGCGCCTCGCCATATCCGGTAGAGCAGGAGTGGACAATTTCCACGCCTTCCGGCAGTTTGCTGTAAATGTCTTTAATTGCAGAAATCGTTGTACCAAGCGGATCTCCATCGTTATTATGATAGAAAGAATATAATAAAGTACCGTCTTCGCCGACCAGGGCTGCCGTGGTTGTTGTAGAACCTGCATCGATACCGAGGAATGCTTTTCCCTGATAAGTTGCAAGATCTTTGACTGGCACCTGATGTTTTGCGTGACGTTCCTCAAATTCCTTAAAATCTGCTTCCGTTGCAAACAGCGGCTCCATACGGTCTACTTCGAATTCCATCTTGATTTTTCCTTCCAGACGGCGTTGCATATCGATGAGTGCCACGTCCAGATCTTTCTTGGAATTCAGAGCAGATCCGACTGCTGCAAACAGATGGGAATGTGTCGGGGCGATGATGTGTTCATCGTCCAGCTTCAGTGTACGGATAAATGCTTCGCGCAGCTCAGAGAGAAAGTGAAGCGGTCCTCCGAGGAATGCGACGTGTCCGCGAATCGGTTTACCACAAGCCAGTCCGCTGATCGTCTGGTTGACAACTGCCTGGAATATAGAAGCAGCAAGGTCTTCTTTGGCAGCACCGTCATTAATCAGAGGCTGGATATCTGTCTTGGCAAATACACCACATCGTGCGGCAATGGTATAGAGAGCTTTATAATTTTTCGCATATTCATTCAGTCCGGAGGCATCAGTCTGTAAAAGAGAAGCCATCTGGTCGATGAAGGATCCTGTACCACCGGCACAGACGCCGTTCATACGCTGCTCTACATTACCACCTTCAAAGTAGATGATCTTGGCATCTTCCCCGCCAAGCTCGATAGCAACGTCTGTCTGAGGTGCATAGTCCTGAAGAGCAGTTGATACGGCGATAACTTCCTGTACGAATGGTACTCCAAGGTGTTTCGCAAGTGTCAGTCCGCCGGAACCGGTGATGACCGGTGATGCATGGACAGGACCTAATTTATGTATCGCTCTTCCTAACAAATCGGAAAGAGTTTCCTGGATGTTAGCGAAATGCCTCTCATAATCAGAAAATACCACTTCATTATTCTCATCTAATATGGCAATCTTTACGGTCGTAGAACCGATGTCGATACCAAGTGTGTATAATTCCTTTTGATTCATATTATGTAACTCCTTATCATGTTAAAATATATGTCTTTCTTCTTATTAAATGCATTTTGCTTAATTGTGACCTGTAACATTATACGACAAAAGTGGCCAAAAGACAATTAACAAATGTTGAAGATATGTTAAAAAGAGATGAACTTTACTTGGCATAATTGACAAATATCTTTCAGGAAGGTAGAATATCTACAGTGTGAGAATAAACATAAAGGAGCAGTTATATGAACAATTGGTTAGACAAACTTGAACGGAAATTTAGCAGATATGCGATTCCAAATCTCATGACTTATATTATAATATTATATGCAGCCGGATTTGTGCTGAATCTGATCAATCCGACGTTCTATAGCCAGTTCCTAAGCCTGGATGCCGGTAAGATTCTTCAGGGGCAGATATGGAGAATCGTTACGTTTATTATCCAGCCTCCATCTGACAGCCTGATTTTTATTGTATTCGTACTGTATCTCTATTATATGATAGGGAAGCAGTTAGAGGCAGCGTGGGGGGCTTTTCGTTTTAATCTGTATTTCTTTTCGGGAATGCTCTTTATTGTAATAGGAGCCATACTGGCATTTTTACTGACAGGCGCTGTGTTACCGATGGATACATGGTATCTGAATCTGTCGCTATTCTTTGCATTTGCGGCACTCTACCCGGATATCCAGCTGTTATTGTTCTTTGTCATACCGATCAAGATCAAATGGCTGGCGATGCTGGATGGTCTGTATTTTGTGTATGCGATCGTACAGGCTTTTCTTCCGGCCTACGGCGGAGGTGTCTATGGCATATATTATAAGGCGAATGCACTTGCTGCGTTCATCTCGATCCTGAACTTTATCATTTTTTTCTTAAGTTCACGGAATATGAAGCCGTATTCACCGGGCCAGATGAAGAGAAAGAATGATTTCAAGCGCAAGATGAGACAGGCAGAAAGACCGGTGAATGTCTATGCAAATGGAGCAAAACACAGATGTGCAGTCTGCGGAAGAACAGAAATGGATGATCCGAATCTGGAATTCCGGTATTGCTCAAAATGTAATGGCAATTATGAATATTGCCAGGATCATTTGTTCACACATACACATGTTAAATAACTAAGAGAGGAATAGGGAAAATATGAAAAAAACAAAGATTATCTGTACAATGGGACCAAATACCAACGAT from Dorea longicatena harbors:
- a CDS encoding Rqc2 family fibronectin-binding protein, with the translated sequence MAFDGITVAAVVQELEHTLVGGRISKIAQPENDELLLTIKGNEGQKRLYISASASLPLIYLTNENKPSPMTAPGFCMLLRKHIGGGRITAVSQPSLERIIHLDIEHLDEMGDLCRKKLIIEIMGKHSNIIFCDLNGRIIDSIKHVSAQMSSVREVLPGRDYFIPDTMSKKNPMTATQEEFISAILAKPMPVSKAIYSSMTGISPVIAEEICYLAGVDSSMTAHDLSEDVLTHLYRQFTYYMEDVRQGNFHPSIYYNGNAPKEFSALPVTHFNEYTKKEFFSISEVLYTYYSTRNTLTRIHQKSADLRHVVQTALERNRKKYDLQSKQLKGTEKRDKYKVYGELINTYGYNLEPGSKELTALNYYTNEEITIPLDPTQTPGENAQRYFAKYNKQKRTFEALTELIQETADDIQYLESISNALDIALSEADLAQIKEELMQSGYIRRKHTKKKVKLTSKPMHYISSDGYDMYVGKNNLQNEELTFSFANGNDWWFHAKGAPGSHVIVKSGGDELPDRTFEEAGRLAAYYSKNRGADKVEIDYIQKKHVKKPNGAKPGFVVYYTNYSLVIDSDISNIKNVQD
- a CDS encoding YicC/YloC family endoribonuclease, with the translated sequence MIKSMTGFGRCEAADEERKFTVEMKGVNHRYLDANIRMPKKLNFFESAIRSLLKESVHRGKVDIFITYEDFSESQVSLKYNETLAAEYLEKFKMMEEKFSLENDIRVSTLSRYPEVLTMEEKMDDEEELWKGLKKALDGAIAQFVQTRTVEGENLKKDLIAKLDGMLELVGQIEERAPKIIAEYREKLEGKVKELLEDTQIDEGRIASEIVIFADKICTDEEVVRLRSHVEHMKATLQSDDSGIGRKLDFIAQEMNREANTILSKANDLETSNIGIELKTEIEKVREQIQNIE
- the gmk gene encoding guanylate kinase, with amino-acid sequence MREKGILIVVSGFSGSGKGTIMKELLKQYDNYALSISATTRNPRPGEEDGREYFFKTVEDFEKMIAKEELIEYARYVDNYYGTPRAYVEEQLEAGKDVILEIEIQGALKVKEKFPDTLLLFVTPPSAEELKSRLVGRGTETMDVIEFRMNRAKEEALEMDQYDYLIINDDLQECVEEMHQIIQGEHRRSFRNAEFIEHMKEELKGE
- the rpoZ gene encoding DNA-directed RNA polymerase subunit omega; its protein translation is MLHPSYTDLMKVVNKDVEEGETKVVNSRYSIVMATAKRAREIIDGSMPLVDAKVGEKPLSIAIDEMNQGKMTIIAQDEEEEE
- the rimO gene encoding 30S ribosomal protein S12 methylthiotransferase RimO; protein product: MNIFFVSLGCDKNLVDSEVMLGLLDAKGYQIVDDETLADVMVINTCCFIHDAKEESIQTILDMARYKEEGRLKALVVTGCLAQRYKQEIIDEIPEVDVVLGTTSYDKIVEAVEEALEGKSEVELADINALPLPETKRLVTTGGHYAYLKIAEGCDKHCTYCIIPKVRGNYRSVPMERLIKEAQELADQGVKELILVAQETTVYGQDIYGEKSLHKLLKELCQIKGIRWIRLLYCYPEEIDDNLIQVMKEEPKICHYLDLPIQHASDAILKRMGRRTSKQQLIDTITKLRKEIPDIALRTTLITGFPGETQEQHEEVMEFVDEMEFERLGVFTYSPEEDTPAATMPDQIDEEVKEDRQADIMELQQEIVFDQAEDMIGKEVLVMIEGKVADENAYVGRTYRDAPNVDGLIFVNTDEELMTGDFAKVKVTGAAEYDLIGELI
- the pgsA gene encoding CDP-diacylglycerol--glycerol-3-phosphate 3-phosphatidyltransferase, translating into MNLPNKLTVLRVIMVPFFVFFMLTGVGGAANKWIALIIFCVASLTDMLDGKIARARNLVTNFGKFMDPLADKLLVCSAMICMIPLGKLQAWFVIVIIAREFIISGFRLVAADNDIVIAASYWGKFKTVSQMFMLILLIADLGGAFNMIAQVLIWVSLVLTIVSLIDYIAKNVQVLTQGGM